From Echeneis naucrates chromosome 7, fEcheNa1.1, whole genome shotgun sequence, one genomic window encodes:
- the uxt gene encoding protein UXT — MSVNANANADANANVDQKVVQYENFINDVLRRDLQKVLEQRDQVYEKISQYLLLKNTIHNLQDSGSQQLKTEVDLGCNFFIQAQVDDPSRIFVAVGYGFFVEMSHDEALRFIERKTSQLKTFTEQLTKDSAKIKANIRMVLEGLRELQGLTDLPGSRRDVF; from the exons ATGTCCGTGAACGCCAATGCCAATGcagatgctaatgctaacgtgGACCAGAAGGTTGTGCAGTATGAAAACTTCATTAATGACGTCCTGAGGAGAGATTTACA GAAGGTCCTGGAACAGAGAGACCAGGTCTATGAGAAGATCTCACAGTATCTGCTGCTGAAGAACACAATACACAACCTGCAG gaCTCGGGCTctcagcagctgaaaacagaagTAGATCTCGGCTGTAACTTCTTCATTCAGGCTCAAGT gGATGACCCGTCCAGGATCTTCGTGGCTGTTGGTTATGGCTTCTTTGTGGAGATGAGTCATGATGAAGCTCTGCGCTTCATTGAGAGGAAGACGAGTCAACTGAAAAC tttcaccGAGCAGCTCACCAAAGActctgccaaaataaaagctaacATCCGCATGGTGCTGGAG ggcctgAGGGAGCTGCAGGGACTGACTGACTTGCCCGGGAGCAGGAGAGACGTTTTCTAA